One window of Hylemonella gracilis genomic DNA carries:
- a CDS encoding exodeoxyribonuclease VII small subunit, with the protein MPKAPSPSSAASESGVAALPATYDEAMRELEQLVIRLESGELPLEQLLAAYQRGAELLQLCRGRLDAVESQIKVLDDGMLKTWTPE; encoded by the coding sequence ATGCCGAAGGCACCTTCCCCCTCCTCCGCCGCTTCCGAGTCCGGCGTTGCCGCTTTGCCGGCCACCTACGACGAAGCGATGCGTGAGCTCGAGCAACTGGTGATCCGGTTGGAATCGGGCGAGCTGCCACTGGAACAATTGCTCGCCGCCTACCAGCGCGGCGCGGAGCTGCTGCAGTTGTGCCGTGGCCGGCTCGACGCCGTGGAGTCGCAAATCAAGGTGCTCGACGACGGCATGCTCAAGACATGGACACCCGAGTGA
- a CDS encoding DMT family transporter, producing MQALWMVLGAFFFATMGVAVKYASTSFNIFELVFYRSVISMVFLGLVLHRQGVRLVTPVPGMHVWRSLVGGFSMIAWFYAIAHLPLATAMTLNYMSSIWVAAFLIGGALLTTFSLTQAQRQGPMLFIVLLGFAGVILVLRPTIDHDQLLAGLIGLLSGIGGALAYMQVTALGKVGEPEGRTVFYFAAGTFVMGLIGCAIVGFTPWSQVSWQAASWLVPIGILASLGQWCMTRAYSRGHTLTVASLQYSGIVFASLYSLLLFGDELPLSGWMGIVLILATGVVAILLRERTVPNTPAEDH from the coding sequence ATGCAAGCCCTCTGGATGGTTCTGGGCGCCTTCTTCTTCGCCACCATGGGCGTGGCCGTGAAGTACGCGTCAACCTCGTTCAACATCTTTGAACTGGTCTTCTACCGCAGCGTCATCAGCATGGTCTTCCTCGGCCTGGTGCTGCACAGGCAAGGCGTCAGGCTGGTGACCCCCGTGCCAGGCATGCATGTCTGGCGCAGCCTCGTCGGCGGCTTCTCGATGATCGCCTGGTTCTACGCCATCGCCCACCTGCCCCTGGCCACGGCGATGACGTTGAACTACATGAGCAGCATCTGGGTCGCCGCCTTCCTCATCGGTGGCGCGCTGCTGACGACCTTCAGCCTCACGCAGGCACAGCGCCAGGGCCCCATGCTGTTCATCGTGCTGCTGGGTTTCGCGGGTGTGATCCTGGTTCTGCGCCCCACCATCGACCACGACCAGTTGCTGGCCGGTCTGATCGGCCTGCTTTCCGGCATTGGCGGCGCCCTGGCCTACATGCAGGTCACGGCGCTGGGCAAGGTCGGCGAGCCAGAAGGACGCACGGTGTTCTACTTCGCGGCCGGCACCTTCGTCATGGGGCTGATTGGCTGCGCCATCGTCGGTTTCACGCCCTGGTCGCAGGTGAGCTGGCAAGCCGCGTCCTGGCTGGTGCCCATCGGCATCCTGGCCTCCCTGGGCCAGTGGTGCATGACGCGCGCCTACAGCCGCGGCCACACACTCACGGTCGCCAGCCTGCAGTACTCCGGCATCGTGTTCGCGTCGCTCTACAGCCTGCTGCTGTTCGGCGACGAACTCCCGCTGTCGGGCTGGATGGGCATCGTGCTCATCCTCGCCACCGGCGTGGTCGCCATCCTGCTGCGCGAGCGCACCGTGCCGAACACGCCCGCCGAAGATCACTGA
- a CDS encoding TRAP transporter substrate-binding protein, whose product MDRRSLIKNAGIAGVLAAGVAPAVQAQTPAIRWRLASSFPKALDTIYGGAEVFARKIKDMSGGRFEISVHAAGELMPALGVVDGVQNGTTEIAHTAPYYFFGKNEAFAIGGAIPFGMNSRQMTAWMNHGNGRKLMNEFYAAYNIVSFQGGNTGAQMGGWYRKEIKSPADIKGLKFRVGGFAGRVIERMGGVPQNIPGGEIYQALEKGTIDAAEWIGPYDDQKLGLGKVAPFYHYPGWWEGGLEVSFYVNNKAYEALPAEYKAMIDAASAYAHVDMQAKYDAFNPTALKQIAGSGVKVLPFPTSVLQASYKAAMEVYAELDKKNPQWKKIYDDYRKFQRDQLFWFRVNEARFDGFMQSIKGF is encoded by the coding sequence ATGGATCGTCGTTCTCTCATCAAAAACGCCGGCATCGCCGGTGTGCTGGCCGCGGGCGTGGCCCCGGCCGTGCAGGCACAGACCCCCGCCATCCGCTGGCGCCTGGCCTCCAGCTTTCCGAAAGCCCTGGACACCATCTACGGTGGCGCCGAAGTGTTTGCCCGCAAGATCAAGGACATGTCGGGTGGTCGCTTCGAAATCTCGGTGCACGCGGCCGGTGAGTTGATGCCCGCCCTGGGCGTGGTGGATGGCGTGCAGAACGGCACGACCGAAATTGCGCACACCGCGCCTTATTACTTCTTCGGTAAGAACGAAGCCTTCGCCATCGGCGGTGCCATCCCCTTCGGCATGAACAGCCGCCAGATGACGGCCTGGATGAACCATGGCAACGGCCGCAAGCTCATGAACGAGTTCTACGCCGCTTACAACATCGTGAGCTTCCAGGGTGGCAATACCGGGGCGCAGATGGGCGGCTGGTACCGCAAGGAAATCAAGAGCCCGGCCGACATCAAGGGCCTGAAGTTCCGCGTGGGCGGTTTCGCGGGCCGTGTGATCGAGCGCATGGGTGGCGTGCCGCAGAACATCCCCGGTGGCGAGATCTACCAGGCGCTGGAAAAAGGCACCATCGACGCCGCCGAGTGGATTGGTCCCTATGACGATCAGAAGCTGGGCCTGGGCAAGGTCGCTCCGTTCTACCACTACCCTGGCTGGTGGGAAGGCGGCCTTGAGGTCAGCTTCTATGTCAACAACAAGGCCTACGAAGCCCTGCCGGCCGAATACAAAGCCATGATCGATGCTGCTTCGGCTTATGCCCACGTGGACATGCAGGCCAAGTACGACGCCTTCAACCCGACGGCGCTCAAGCAGATCGCCGGCTCAGGCGTGAAGGTGCTGCCCTTCCCGACCAGCGTGCTGCAAGCCTCGTACAAGGCGGCGATGGAGGTCTACGCGGAGCTGGACAAGAAGAACCCGCAGTGGAAGAAGATCTACGACGACTACCGCAAGTTCCAGCGCGACCAGCTGTTCTGGTTCCGCGTGAACGAAGCGCGCTTCGACGGCTTCATGCAAAGCATCAAGGGCTTCTGA
- a CDS encoding polyprenyl synthetase family protein, translated as MDTRVKPLAEWNLRPWMDERLARVERALEAWVGADAPGHPDVGLGEAMRYAVLDGGKRLRPLLVLAACEAVRGDPAAALRAACATELIHAYSLVHDDMPCMDNDVLRRGKPTVHVKFGEAQALLAGDALQALAFELLTPADEATVPDSMQARLCRLLARAAGSSGMAGGQAIDLASVGVKLDEARLRQMHRLKTGALLQASVLMGAACGTATDAQQMALSDYGAAIGLAFQVVDDILDVTADSATLGKTAGKDAVQDKPTYVSLLGLARAQAHARELHAHALAALTRFEALSPASAGDLDETRALRALADLVVERAH; from the coding sequence ATGGACACCCGAGTGAAACCCCTGGCCGAGTGGAACCTGCGCCCGTGGATGGACGAGCGACTCGCGCGTGTTGAACGCGCGCTGGAGGCTTGGGTCGGCGCCGACGCGCCCGGGCACCCTGACGTGGGGCTGGGCGAGGCCATGCGTTATGCCGTGCTGGATGGCGGCAAGCGCCTGCGTCCGCTGCTGGTGCTGGCCGCCTGCGAGGCGGTGCGCGGCGACCCGGCGGCGGCCTTGCGCGCGGCCTGCGCGACCGAACTGATCCACGCTTACTCGCTGGTCCACGACGACATGCCCTGCATGGACAACGACGTGTTGCGTCGGGGCAAGCCCACGGTGCATGTGAAATTCGGCGAGGCCCAGGCCTTGCTGGCGGGCGATGCCCTGCAGGCCTTGGCTTTCGAGCTGCTCACCCCCGCCGACGAGGCCACTGTCCCGGACAGCATGCAGGCCCGCTTGTGCCGCCTGCTGGCTCGCGCTGCCGGCAGTTCGGGCATGGCGGGGGGACAGGCGATCGACCTGGCCAGCGTGGGCGTCAAGCTGGACGAAGCGCGGCTGCGGCAGATGCACCGTCTGAAGACCGGTGCGCTGCTGCAGGCCAGCGTTCTGATGGGCGCGGCCTGTGGCACCGCCACGGACGCCCAACAGATGGCGCTGAGTGATTACGGCGCGGCCATCGGTCTGGCCTTTCAGGTCGTCGACGATATCCTGGACGTGACGGCCGACAGCGCCACGCTGGGCAAGACGGCGGGCAAGGACGCGGTCCAGGACAAGCCCACTTATGTGTCCCTGCTGGGACTGGCGCGTGCCCAGGCCCATGCGCGTGAACTGCATGCGCATGCCCTGGCTGCGCTGACGCGTTTCGAGGCGCTGAGCCCTGCATCGGCGGGCGACCTGGACGAGACCCGGGCCCTGCGTGCCCTGGCCGATCTCGTGGTGGAACGCGCGCATTGA
- a CDS encoding aromatic ring-hydroxylating oxygenase subunit alpha has protein sequence MSDLSLRLQQAHSQLPVTSYFDEALFQREMTELFGRGPRYVGHAASVPEVGDYHVLAHEGNGRVLVRQRDGSITLQSNVCRHRQAVMLQGRGNLQNEGKGHAGGNIVCPLHRWTYSGSGQLIGAPHFAEDPCLHLSQYRLQEWNGLLFEDGLVSNPASGGRDITADLAGMGPRTELDFSGYTLDRVEMHECNYNWKTFIEVYLEDYHVGPFHPGLGRFVTCDDLQWEFKEHYSVQTVGVSDAFERPGSPTYQRWHEALLKYRDGLKPERGAIWLTYYPHIMVEWYPHVLTVSTLHPLSVDKTLNKVEFYYPEEITAFEREFVEAQQAAYMETCVEDDEIAERMDAGRKALMQRGENEVGPYQSPMEDGMQHFHEWYRRQLGV, from the coding sequence ATGTCTGATTTAAGCCTTCGACTGCAGCAGGCGCACAGCCAGTTACCCGTCACAAGCTATTTCGACGAGGCGCTTTTCCAGCGTGAGATGACAGAGCTCTTCGGTCGTGGCCCACGTTACGTGGGCCACGCTGCCAGCGTGCCCGAAGTGGGCGACTACCATGTGCTGGCCCATGAAGGCAATGGCCGTGTCCTGGTGCGCCAGCGTGATGGTTCCATCACCCTGCAATCGAATGTCTGCCGGCACCGGCAGGCCGTGATGCTGCAGGGCCGGGGCAATCTCCAGAACGAAGGCAAGGGCCATGCGGGAGGCAACATCGTCTGCCCCTTGCACCGCTGGACCTATTCGGGCAGCGGCCAGTTGATCGGCGCGCCCCATTTCGCCGAGGACCCCTGCCTGCACCTGAGCCAATACCGGCTGCAGGAGTGGAATGGCCTGCTGTTCGAGGACGGGCTGGTCAGCAACCCCGCCAGCGGAGGCCGGGACATCACCGCCGATCTCGCGGGCATGGGCCCGCGCACGGAATTGGACTTCAGTGGCTACACGCTGGACCGCGTGGAAATGCACGAATGCAATTACAACTGGAAGACCTTCATCGAGGTCTATCTGGAGGACTACCACGTCGGCCCCTTCCATCCGGGCCTGGGCCGCTTCGTGACCTGCGACGACCTGCAGTGGGAGTTCAAGGAGCACTACTCCGTGCAGACCGTCGGCGTGTCCGATGCCTTCGAACGGCCGGGGTCGCCCACCTACCAGCGCTGGCACGAGGCGTTGCTGAAGTACCGCGACGGACTCAAGCCCGAGCGCGGCGCGATCTGGCTGACCTACTACCCGCACATCATGGTGGAGTGGTACCCCCACGTGCTGACGGTCTCGACCCTGCACCCCCTCAGCGTCGACAAAACCCTGAACAAGGTGGAGTTCTACTACCCCGAGGAAATCACCGCCTTCGAGCGCGAATTCGTCGAGGCCCAGCAGGCCGCCTACATGGAAACCTGCGTCGAGGACGACGAAATCGCCGAACGCATGGACGCCGGCCGCAAGGCCCTGATGCAGCGCGGAGAGAACGAGGTCGGCCCCTACCAAAGCCCCATGGAAGACGGCATGCAGCACTTCCACGAGTGGTACCGCAGGCAACTGGGCGTGTAA
- the dxs gene encoding 1-deoxy-D-xylulose-5-phosphate synthase → MSHSLLHTINDPSDLRQLSRPQLKPLADELRAFVLESVSKTGGHLSSNLGTVELTVALHYVFNTPHDRLVWDVGHQTYPHKILTGRRERMGSLRQLGGISGFPLRSESAYDVFGTAHSSTSISAALGMALAARQKGEDRHAIAVIGDGAMTAGMAFEALNHGGVEDCRLLVILNDNDMSISPPVGALNRYLAQLMSGGFYAAAKQVGKSVLKAAPPLFELAKRLEEQAKGMVVPATLFEKFGFNYIGPIDGHDLDSLIPTLENIKQLKGPQFLHVVTKKGQGYKLAEADPVAYHGPGKFDPAVGLVKPATPPKQTFTQVFGHWLCDMAERDMRLVGITPAMREGSGMVEFHQRFPGRYYDVGIAEQHAVTLAAGMACEGLKPVVAIYSTFLQRGYDQLIHDVALQNLPVVFALDRAGLVGADGATHAGAFDIPFLRCIPNMAMACPADERECRQLLSTAYAQNHPVAVRYPRGAGAGVSPLTGLEPLPYGKGEVRRWRAGDNKQGIAILAFGTLLYPALEVAEKLDATVVNMRWAKPLDTELLLLVAARHEALVTVEEGVVMGGAGSAVSEALQAAGVHLPVLQLGLPDRFIEHGDPVKLLALQGLDAAGIEAAILARYPELTTVAAQKPALKVVAR, encoded by the coding sequence ATGAGCCATTCCCTGCTGCACACCATCAACGACCCGTCGGACCTGCGCCAGCTGTCCCGACCGCAACTCAAACCCCTGGCCGACGAGTTGCGTGCCTTTGTGTTGGAGAGTGTCTCCAAGACCGGCGGCCATCTGAGTTCCAACCTCGGCACGGTGGAGCTCACCGTCGCCCTGCATTACGTCTTCAACACCCCGCACGACCGGCTGGTGTGGGACGTGGGGCATCAGACCTATCCGCACAAGATCCTGACTGGACGGCGCGAGCGCATGGGCTCCTTGCGCCAGTTGGGGGGTATCAGCGGTTTTCCGCTGCGCAGCGAAAGCGCGTATGACGTCTTCGGCACCGCGCACAGCAGCACCTCGATCTCCGCCGCCCTGGGCATGGCGCTGGCCGCGCGACAGAAGGGCGAGGACCGCCACGCCATCGCCGTGATCGGCGACGGCGCGATGACGGCGGGCATGGCCTTCGAGGCCCTGAACCACGGTGGCGTGGAGGACTGTCGCCTGCTGGTCATCCTCAATGACAACGACATGAGCATCAGCCCGCCCGTGGGCGCGCTCAATCGTTACCTCGCGCAACTGATGAGCGGAGGCTTCTACGCGGCCGCCAAGCAGGTGGGCAAGAGCGTGCTGAAGGCCGCGCCACCGCTGTTCGAGCTGGCCAAGCGACTGGAGGAGCAAGCCAAAGGCATGGTCGTGCCCGCGACCTTGTTCGAGAAATTCGGCTTCAACTACATCGGCCCCATTGATGGCCACGATCTGGATTCGCTGATTCCGACGCTGGAAAACATCAAACAGCTCAAGGGGCCGCAGTTCCTGCACGTGGTGACGAAAAAAGGCCAGGGCTACAAGCTGGCCGAGGCCGACCCCGTGGCCTACCACGGCCCCGGAAAATTCGATCCGGCGGTCGGCTTGGTCAAGCCCGCCACGCCACCTAAGCAGACCTTCACCCAGGTCTTCGGCCATTGGTTGTGCGACATGGCCGAGCGGGACATGCGCCTGGTTGGCATCACGCCGGCCATGCGCGAGGGCTCGGGCATGGTGGAGTTCCATCAGCGTTTCCCGGGTCGTTATTACGACGTGGGCATCGCCGAGCAGCACGCCGTCACGCTCGCCGCCGGCATGGCCTGCGAAGGGCTCAAGCCCGTGGTGGCGATCTACAGTACCTTCCTGCAGCGAGGTTACGACCAGCTCATTCACGACGTGGCGCTGCAGAACCTGCCCGTGGTGTTCGCCCTGGACCGCGCGGGCCTGGTGGGTGCGGACGGTGCCACTCACGCAGGCGCGTTCGATATTCCTTTCCTGCGCTGCATTCCGAACATGGCCATGGCTTGTCCGGCCGACGAGCGTGAATGTCGCCAGTTGCTGAGCACCGCCTACGCACAGAACCATCCGGTGGCCGTTCGTTACCCGCGTGGCGCTGGCGCGGGTGTCTCGCCCTTGACTGGTCTGGAGCCTTTGCCCTATGGCAAGGGTGAGGTGCGTCGCTGGCGCGCGGGCGACAACAAGCAGGGCATCGCCATCCTCGCGTTTGGCACCCTGCTGTATCCGGCGCTGGAGGTGGCCGAAAAACTTGACGCCACCGTGGTGAACATGCGCTGGGCCAAACCACTGGACACCGAACTGCTGCTGCTAGTGGCCGCGCGGCACGAAGCTCTGGTGACGGTGGAGGAGGGCGTGGTCATGGGGGGCGCGGGCAGCGCCGTGAGCGAAGCCCTGCAGGCCGCGGGCGTGCATCTGCCCGTGCTGCAACTGGGTCTGCCGGACCGCTTCATCGAGCATGGTGACCCCGTCAAGTTGCTGGCCCTGCAGGGCCTGGATGCGGCGGGCATCGAAGCCGCCATCCTGGCGCGCTATCCCGAGCTGACCACCGTCGCGGCGCAGAAGCCAGCCCTGAAGGTCGTGGCGCGCTGA